The proteins below come from a single Zea mays cultivar B73 chromosome 8, Zm-B73-REFERENCE-NAM-5.0, whole genome shotgun sequence genomic window:
- the LOC114711032 gene encoding uncharacterized protein LOC114711032, which produces MLKEARKQSGVSWNEKRCMVVADPPIWENIKKSFPRAKKFQKKSFPLFDALGELYDGHIAQGTWNITSTQLPQEWNTISNEEEQVNTTIMDEEGIIQQQPQEEDSILEQDEDPIIGRIEQRSTATRRSTASTINQDKEAKRMKKDSLEGLVGRYLDLKSKQVEDEVTQMAKGKESAQGNDFSIMRCISVLRSMNVTADEKIKAAEVFDIPNNRETFISFSVDEPETALLWLRRKIDKL; this is translated from the exons ATGTTGAAAGAGGCTAGAAAGCAAAGTGGTGTTTCCTGGAATGAGAAACGATGCATGGTTGTTGCTGATCCACCAATATGGGAAAACATCAAAAAA TCATTTCCTAGGGCCAAGAAATTTCAAAAGAAGTCTTTCCCTCTCTTTGATGCTCTTGGGGAACTATATGATGGACACATTGCTCAAGGGACCTGGAACATAACATCTACACAGCTACCACAAGAATGGAACACAATTTCAAATGAAGAAGAACAAGTGAACACCACAATAATGGATGAGGAAGGCATTATTCAACAACAACCACAAGAAGAGGATTCAATATTGGAACAAGATGAAGATCCTATAATTGGAAGGATTGAACAGAGGTCTACTGCAACGAGAAGGTCTACTGCATCAACAATCAATCAGGATAAGGAAGCAAAGAGGATGAAGAAGGATTCTTTGGAAGGACTTGTTGGGAGATATCTAGATCTGAAATCAAAACAAGTTGAGGATGAGGTTACACAAATGGCGAAAGGAAAAGAATCTGCTCAAGGTAATGACTTCTCCATCATGAGATGCATTTCTGTTCTTAGATCCATGAATGTGACTGCAGATGAGAAGATAAAAGCAGCTGAGGTGTTCGACATACCAAACAACAGAGAGACATTTATCAGTTTTAGTGTTGATGAACCAGAAACTGCCCTCCTATGGTTAAGACGGAAGATTGATAAGCTCTAA